The proteins below come from a single Natrinema sp. SYSU A 869 genomic window:
- a CDS encoding metal-dependent hydrolase, with protein MAIPEQGIQEREAKDSLAALSSVPDPPRVDGAATARLEQRWVTIIPRACVVLGGEASLLISTERYIATSIAMMALTHGFAALAAAVVVLPVLGDYVGAPLLLAAAFVGGLAPDADLLASHRKTLHYPVGFSVLFLVLLGAVHLTASAPLVVLTVGVGAAALHAVSDVFGGSAEREPWNPVTENGVYNHVLGRWHRPRRYVRYSGAPEDFLVCLGFAAVTISSGSTPAAADIALFSLVAVAGLYSLCRKRLAAIGAGIGGLVPTRLRAILPAVRIRETETDGTTIDVRFGR; from the coding sequence GTGGCAATACCTGAGCAAGGTATTCAGGAACGCGAGGCGAAAGACTCCCTCGCTGCGCTGAGTTCGGTTCCTGACCCCCCTCGAGTCGACGGCGCGGCGACAGCTCGACTCGAGCAGCGGTGGGTCACCATCATTCCTCGAGCGTGTGTCGTCCTTGGAGGCGAAGCCTCGTTGCTTATCAGTACTGAGCGCTATATAGCGACCAGTATCGCTATGATGGCGCTCACACACGGGTTCGCGGCCCTCGCCGCCGCGGTCGTCGTCCTTCCAGTTCTCGGCGACTACGTCGGGGCGCCCCTCCTGCTCGCGGCGGCGTTCGTCGGCGGGCTCGCGCCGGACGCCGACCTGCTGGCGAGCCATCGGAAGACGCTGCACTATCCGGTCGGCTTTTCGGTCCTCTTCCTCGTCTTGCTCGGCGCGGTCCACCTGACGGCGTCGGCTCCACTGGTGGTCCTGACGGTCGGGGTCGGAGCCGCCGCCCTGCACGCCGTCTCCGACGTGTTCGGCGGCAGTGCGGAACGGGAACCCTGGAATCCGGTGACCGAAAACGGCGTCTACAACCACGTCCTCGGCCGATGGCACCGACCGCGACGGTACGTTCGGTACTCGGGCGCGCCAGAGGACTTCCTGGTCTGTCTCGGGTTCGCGGCCGTCACGATCTCGTCGGGGAGCACGCCGGCAGCAGCCGACATCGCCCTGTTCTCGCTGGTCGCGGTCGCGGGACTGTACTCGCTATGTCGAAAACGGCTCGCGGCGATCGGTGCTGGGATCGGGGGCCTCGTCCCAACGAGGCTACGCGCAATCCTCCCGGCGGTACGCATCAGAGAGACGGAAACCGACGGGACGACGATCGACGTCCGGTTCGGCCGCTGA
- a CDS encoding PHP domain-containing protein has product MTGHAIGVGDRASRTLRIDPHVHTSASYDGTTTPAELVRTARTIGLDGIVVTDHDTVDGATRVAELAPDDLAVIVGCEVSTADGHLLAMGVDAAPEPDRPLAETARAVRATDGVTVVPHPFQRSRHGAREAAIDSVDGIEVYNAHTVTNVRNRQADRFATRCDYPQFGGSDAHRPNNVGRAATTVQLPTDTAPTPNAILESMRAGRTAAVGERTTTWQYLSKVFRNARRKTPSLR; this is encoded by the coding sequence ATGACGGGTCATGCGATCGGCGTTGGCGATAGGGCATCGCGAACGCTGCGTATCGATCCCCACGTCCATACCAGCGCCTCCTACGACGGAACGACGACGCCAGCGGAACTGGTCCGGACGGCACGGACTATCGGCCTCGACGGCATCGTCGTCACCGACCACGACACGGTCGACGGCGCAACCCGGGTCGCAGAACTGGCACCCGACGATCTCGCTGTCATCGTCGGCTGCGAGGTTTCGACTGCCGACGGCCACCTGCTCGCGATGGGCGTCGACGCCGCACCCGAACCCGACCGCCCGCTCGCCGAGACGGCACGGGCGGTCCGCGCCACAGACGGCGTCACGGTCGTTCCTCATCCGTTCCAACGGTCCCGACACGGCGCTCGCGAGGCCGCAATCGATAGCGTCGACGGCATTGAAGTCTACAACGCCCACACGGTTACGAACGTCCGGAACCGACAGGCCGACCGGTTCGCGACGCGCTGTGATTATCCACAATTCGGGGGAAGTGACGCCCACCGTCCTAATAACGTCGGCCGCGCCGCCACGACGGTTCAACTGCCCACGGACACCGCTCCGACGCCGAACGCGATCCTCGAGTCGATGCGCGCCGGCCGGACTGCCGCCGTCGGCGAGCGGACGACGACGTGGCAATACCTGAGCAAGGTATTCAGGAACGCGAGGCGAAAGACTCCCTCGCTGCGCTGA
- a CDS encoding CDP-alcohol phosphatidyltransferase family protein — MASELREAIRGVWNRLDLADRRVGNAADRTNVFGQLTGADYISLGALFVGWASALLFARGEPNWALLVMFGAFLLDKADGWYARRTGTSSPFGRQVDSFIDIFAYLVPAVLLYHFVLAPSVYASLVVGFLVLAFGGLRLVRHNSEGFGSDGGESFYHGTTVVHTNLVVVANYFLIILVGGWNGWLAGLVIGAVCPLMISDYKAYKTDTTHVLAGLAAVAAAGLAIALEFGHL, encoded by the coding sequence ATGGCCAGTGAACTGCGAGAGGCGATACGAGGGGTCTGGAATCGGCTCGATCTCGCCGATCGGCGGGTCGGCAACGCGGCGGATCGAACGAACGTCTTCGGACAGCTCACGGGGGCCGATTATATCAGCCTCGGCGCGCTGTTCGTCGGGTGGGCCAGCGCGCTCCTGTTCGCTCGCGGGGAGCCCAATTGGGCACTGCTGGTCATGTTCGGTGCCTTCCTGCTGGACAAGGCCGACGGGTGGTACGCTCGCCGCACGGGAACGTCGTCACCGTTTGGTCGCCAGGTAGACTCCTTCATCGACATCTTCGCGTATCTGGTCCCGGCGGTCCTCCTGTATCACTTCGTCCTCGCACCGAGTGTGTACGCGAGCCTCGTCGTCGGGTTTCTCGTCCTCGCGTTCGGCGGACTCAGGCTGGTCCGGCACAACAGCGAGGGGTTCGGATCGGACGGCGGCGAGAGCTTCTACCATGGGACTACCGTCGTGCACACGAACCTCGTCGTCGTCGCAAACTACTTCCTCATCATCCTCGTCGGGGGCTGGAACGGCTGGCTGGCAGGGCTCGTCATCGGTGCCGTCTGCCCGCTGATGATCTCGGACTACAAGGCCTATAAGACCGATACCACCCACGTGCTGGCCGGCCTCGCCGCGGTCGCCGCCGCCGGGCTGGCGATCGCCCTCGAGTTCGGCCACCTATGA
- a CDS encoding GNAT family N-acetyltransferase, which produces MPRLWRLTRNRYGRAAYDALAQAGITATVMDEYVAALDESEFDALAPDGKRSYAIEACEPAQVASLDAPVAELGPDERIVAALEDGRARGYLFLSVDTAHEIDPLERTLAFDGAYIRRVFVDPEHRNRGIATAMVAEACRRARERSAQQATALVAVDNAPSRLLFERHGFEPRRRRRYVRVGPFSHRATRATRAM; this is translated from the coding sequence ATGCCACGACTGTGGCGGCTGACGCGCAATCGGTACGGCCGTGCCGCCTACGACGCACTCGCACAGGCAGGGATCACAGCGACGGTGATGGACGAGTACGTCGCGGCGCTCGACGAGAGCGAGTTCGACGCGCTCGCGCCGGACGGCAAGCGATCATACGCGATCGAAGCCTGTGAGCCAGCACAGGTCGCATCACTCGACGCGCCAGTGGCCGAACTCGGTCCCGACGAGCGCATCGTCGCCGCGCTCGAGGACGGGCGAGCACGAGGATATCTCTTTCTCTCAGTGGATACCGCCCACGAGATCGATCCCCTCGAGCGGACGCTCGCGTTCGACGGTGCCTACATCAGACGCGTCTTCGTCGATCCGGAACACCGAAACCGCGGTATCGCGACGGCGATGGTCGCCGAGGCCTGTCGACGGGCGCGCGAACGGAGCGCACAGCAGGCGACCGCGCTCGTCGCCGTCGATAACGCACCGTCGCGTTTACTGTTCGAACGCCACGGCTTCGAACCGCGTCGCCGTCGGCGCTACGTTAGGGTCGGCCCGTTCTCCCATCGGGCGACTCGAGCGACTCGAGCGATGTAA
- a CDS encoding alpha/beta fold hydrolase produces MELNHVRRGTGEPLLLVHGLGGSWRTWRPVLELLAAEREVIAIDLPGHGGTPPLSGETSVDTLADAVGSFLERNDLEGVDVVGNSMGGRLVLELARRGEVGATVALDPGGFWKGWERYFFYATLAPSIRLVRLLQPVMGRLMDSAVGRTLLLAQLSARPWELPADVALEEMRTFADSPSFDELLRRLAFGPGQEGTDSTPGPVVIGWGRKDRVTLPRQAKRALKRFPDARLYWFEGCGHYPHWDAPEEATQLILACTGETAVTTQ; encoded by the coding sequence ATGGAACTGAATCACGTACGCCGGGGGACGGGCGAGCCGTTACTCCTCGTCCACGGACTGGGTGGAAGCTGGCGGACGTGGCGGCCAGTACTCGAATTACTCGCCGCCGAGCGCGAGGTGATCGCCATCGATCTTCCCGGTCACGGTGGAACGCCGCCGTTGTCCGGCGAGACATCCGTCGACACCCTCGCCGACGCCGTCGGTTCGTTTCTGGAGCGGAATGATCTCGAGGGCGTCGACGTGGTCGGGAACTCGATGGGCGGGCGGCTCGTGCTCGAACTGGCGCGCCGGGGCGAGGTCGGCGCGACCGTTGCGCTCGATCCCGGTGGGTTCTGGAAGGGATGGGAGCGGTACTTCTTCTACGCGACCCTCGCCCCGTCGATCCGTCTCGTTCGCCTGCTCCAGCCCGTGATGGGGCGGCTCATGGATAGCGCCGTGGGTCGCACGCTGTTGCTGGCTCAGCTCTCGGCACGCCCCTGGGAGCTGCCCGCCGACGTCGCACTCGAGGAGATGCGGACTTTCGCGGACTCGCCGTCCTTCGACGAACTCCTGCGTCGATTGGCATTCGGACCCGGTCAGGAGGGGACGGACTCCACCCCGGGCCCGGTCGTGATCGGCTGGGGCCGCAAGGATCGGGTCACCCTCCCGCGGCAGGCGAAACGCGCGCTGAAGCGGTTTCCCGACGCACGATTGTACTGGTTCGAAGGGTGCGGTCACTACCCCCACTGGGACGCCCCCGAGGAGGCGACGCAGTTGATTCTCGCGTGTACCGGAGAGACAGCGGTAACGACCCAGTAA
- a CDS encoding ABC transporter ATP-binding protein: MSPVAAAAIETEGLTKRYGETTAVSNLTMAVERGTVYGFLGPNGAGKTTTMRMLTTLTKPTDGTARVADYPITDRESVTPHIGYLPEEPPIYDELSGREQLEYAAGLRDMPEDAAGERIESLLERFDLLEDADKRIEDYSKGMRQKVGVIQAVLHEPAVAFLDEPTSGLDPRAARTMRNTIAELADREMTIFLSTHILPVVDELADEIGVLHNGELVAEGDPETLKSRAETGDARSLEDAFLEITREPGEDGLAKEQAAE; encoded by the coding sequence ATGAGCCCCGTCGCCGCCGCTGCTATCGAAACTGAGGGTCTGACGAAACGCTACGGCGAGACGACCGCCGTCTCCAATCTGACGATGGCCGTCGAGCGTGGCACGGTCTACGGCTTCCTTGGCCCCAACGGCGCGGGGAAGACGACCACGATGCGGATGCTGACGACGCTGACGAAGCCGACCGACGGGACGGCTCGCGTCGCTGATTACCCGATTACGGACCGCGAGTCCGTCACCCCTCATATCGGCTATCTCCCCGAGGAGCCGCCCATCTACGACGAACTCTCCGGTCGCGAACAACTCGAGTACGCCGCCGGCCTGCGGGATATGCCCGAGGACGCGGCCGGCGAGCGTATCGAATCGTTGCTCGAGCGTTTCGACCTGCTCGAGGACGCCGACAAACGGATCGAGGACTACTCGAAGGGGATGCGCCAGAAGGTCGGGGTCATCCAGGCGGTCCTCCACGAACCGGCGGTCGCCTTCCTCGACGAACCGACGAGCGGGCTCGATCCCCGCGCCGCTCGGACGATGCGGAACACGATCGCCGAACTCGCCGACCGGGAGATGACGATCTTCCTCTCGACGCATATCCTCCCCGTCGTCGACGAACTGGCCGACGAGATCGGCGTCCTCCATAACGGCGAACTCGTCGCCGAAGGCGACCCCGAGACGCTCAAGTCCCGCGCAGAGACCGGCGACGCCCGCAGCTTAGAGGATGCCTTCCTCGAGATCACCCGCGAACCCGGTGAGGACGGGCTGGCGAAAGAGCAGGCTGCGGAGTGA
- a CDS encoding cupin domain-containing protein: protein MPATDFDTERTYDEDRFSTRPVFQSDRMKVVLSYFEPGQFIPVHAPGSDVAICVRSGTGVVREGETEHVVGTDDVIVVEADVDRGIRADDDGRLEALLTTSPPPTDAEHAPVQEGLRHGVFDP from the coding sequence ATGCCAGCAACCGATTTCGACACCGAACGGACGTACGACGAGGATCGATTCAGCACGCGACCCGTGTTCCAGAGCGACCGGATGAAGGTCGTACTCAGCTACTTCGAGCCGGGACAGTTCATCCCGGTCCACGCACCCGGCAGTGACGTCGCAATCTGCGTCCGCTCCGGAACCGGTGTCGTCCGGGAGGGAGAGACCGAACACGTCGTCGGGACCGACGACGTGATTGTCGTCGAGGCCGATGTCGACCGGGGAATACGGGCCGACGATGACGGACGGCTTGAAGCCCTGCTCACGACCAGTCCGCCGCCGACCGACGCCGAGCACGCGCCCGTTCAGGAAGGGCTCCGGCACGGTGTCTTCGATCCCTGA
- a CDS encoding endonuclease/exonuclease/phosphatase family protein, translated as MAGLGGIVLGAAGATGSVRAVYESYRFLWVNSWLVDGIEGVMGSSLDVAAKPQYQERTVELGQRLGAEGYDVVGLCEIFNDEQETIETEYVDAAGTGTAISGPGPDGGEKGSGLLDLVSGVSVTDQATVEYGAEPDDHLTYVDAHVGKGAQYVELDLGPGKVDLFTTHLVTGSPLPWADGGDEDIPALRSQQLDELGEFVAEQSSPENVTLVAGDFNIAPDGEAADALERFTSTAGLSDTWIDHGSGPGGTNDDAIVDGCAFDPTDAPPAYCPSDDAGERIDYVFLEEPASDHTMELSVETIERRVFWRELAPPTQFYADDDGEVPNYLTDHVGLELSLTATST; from the coding sequence GTGGCAGGACTCGGCGGCATCGTACTTGGCGCGGCAGGCGCCACGGGTTCCGTCCGGGCGGTATACGAGTCGTATCGGTTCCTCTGGGTGAACTCGTGGCTCGTCGACGGCATCGAGGGCGTCATGGGTTCATCGCTCGACGTCGCGGCGAAACCGCAGTATCAGGAGCGGACGGTCGAACTCGGCCAGCGGCTGGGTGCGGAGGGCTACGATGTCGTCGGGCTCTGTGAAATCTTCAATGACGAACAGGAGACGATCGAAACCGAGTACGTCGATGCTGCCGGGACCGGAACGGCGATTTCGGGCCCCGGACCGGACGGCGGCGAGAAGGGCTCGGGACTGCTGGATCTGGTCTCGGGCGTTTCCGTGACCGATCAGGCGACGGTCGAGTACGGCGCGGAACCGGACGATCATCTGACCTACGTCGATGCACATGTCGGGAAAGGGGCACAGTACGTCGAACTGGACCTCGGACCCGGGAAGGTAGACCTGTTCACGACGCATCTGGTGACTGGATCACCTCTCCCGTGGGCCGATGGTGGCGACGAGGATATCCCGGCGCTGCGGAGCCAGCAACTCGACGAACTGGGCGAGTTCGTCGCCGAGCAGTCCAGTCCGGAGAATGTGACCCTTGTCGCAGGTGATTTCAACATCGCGCCGGACGGCGAAGCGGCCGACGCCCTCGAGAGGTTCACGTCGACCGCCGGGCTGTCCGACACGTGGATCGACCACGGGAGCGGGCCGGGCGGAACGAATGACGACGCGATCGTTGACGGTTGCGCCTTCGATCCGACCGATGCACCGCCGGCGTACTGCCCCAGCGACGACGCGGGCGAGCGAATCGACTACGTCTTCCTCGAGGAACCCGCGTCCGACCACACGATGGAACTGAGCGTCGAAACGATCGAGCGCCGCGTGTTCTGGCGAGAACTCGCGCCGCCGACCCAGTTCTATGCCGACGACGATGGCGAGGTCCCGAACTACCTGACCGATCACGTTGGTCTGGAACTGTCGCTGACGGCGACGAGCACGTGA
- the folP gene encoding dihydropteroate synthase, with protein sequence MEYHEAADFLFDLRRFRPKPGTESTARLLAYLENPHETVDFVQIAGSNGKGSTARMLERTLREAGYSVGLYTSPHLEDLRERVRVDGRKMSQAAVCDYVDAVREYITERGADSESPTFFETMTAMAIWQFGREDVDIAVLEVGIGGKYDATSVVDPVASAVTSVTLEHTGILGDTVEEIARDKAHVAPADAPLVTGVTGSPLEAIRDVAGDVVTVGPAADATDSGVDDGGDRDETASSPDVQVAYGGRTNHTEAAVSIDAEAWDLETRIPLLGEHQAANAGIAAALAGQVGNVSETNLSRGLRSAHWPGRFEVLDTEPLTVLDGAHNPGACEGLAETLETYDYDDLYLVFGAMHDKDHREMAAALPTPDTVVTTEPTLDRAEDRAVLADVFVDAGVGTVRTETAVPDALATALADAESDDCVLVTGSLFAVAEARSRWTRTDVSKRVRDRSDARDALAAANVAAGDVERLDGDAVHRVVRTALRDRQATVLKEELLRLGGECALSGLERNDEAVDAVLMGTLTQFEALVEALESRSRPHGLTDVTQELRDTLELDAEAGVSVADDTEANSGTDGDVTDSIQPAGRPHAPIRTADGSSGPDYPWTDRTAVMGILNVTPDSFHDGGEYDALGDAVARAEAMIAADADVIDIGGESTRPGAAPVSIEEELERVVPVIERIADLDALISVDTRRAAVADAALEAGADIINDVSGLEDPEMRFVAAEHDAGLVVMHSIDAPVVPDRDIEYDDVVADVIDQLSERILLAEKAGLDRNQIIVDPGIGFGKSAAENFELLDRIDEFHALGCPVLFGHSHKSMFATVGREAGERLEATVAASALAADRGADLVRVHDVPENVAAVRTALAARNPEQFDWES encoded by the coding sequence ATGGAGTATCACGAGGCGGCGGACTTCCTCTTCGATCTGCGGCGGTTCCGCCCGAAGCCGGGCACGGAGTCGACGGCCCGGCTGCTAGCCTACCTCGAGAACCCACACGAAACCGTCGACTTCGTCCAGATCGCCGGCTCCAACGGGAAGGGGAGCACGGCCCGAATGCTCGAGCGGACACTGCGCGAGGCGGGCTACTCCGTCGGCCTCTACACCTCGCCACACCTCGAGGACCTCCGCGAGCGCGTCCGCGTCGACGGCCGGAAGATGTCGCAGGCGGCGGTCTGTGACTACGTCGACGCCGTTCGCGAGTACATCACCGAGCGCGGAGCCGATAGCGAGTCCCCGACCTTCTTCGAGACGATGACCGCGATGGCAATCTGGCAATTCGGCCGCGAGGACGTCGATATCGCCGTCCTCGAGGTCGGTATCGGTGGCAAGTACGACGCCACGAGTGTCGTCGATCCGGTTGCCAGCGCGGTCACAAGCGTGACCCTCGAGCACACGGGAATTCTCGGCGACACCGTCGAAGAGATTGCCCGCGACAAGGCCCACGTCGCCCCAGCCGACGCGCCGCTGGTCACGGGCGTCACCGGAAGCCCGCTCGAGGCGATCCGCGACGTTGCCGGCGATGTCGTCACGGTCGGACCGGCAGCGGACGCCACTGATAGTGGGGTTGACGACGGTGGCGACAGGGATGAGACTGCTTCGAGTCCGGACGTTCAGGTCGCCTACGGCGGGCGGACGAACCACACCGAAGCCGCTGTCTCGATCGACGCTGAGGCGTGGGACCTCGAGACGCGGATCCCGCTGCTGGGCGAGCATCAGGCCGCAAACGCCGGCATCGCTGCCGCCCTCGCCGGACAGGTCGGCAACGTCTCGGAGACGAACCTCTCACGCGGGCTACGGAGCGCGCATTGGCCGGGCCGATTCGAGGTGCTCGATACCGAACCGTTGACCGTCCTCGACGGCGCGCACAATCCGGGTGCCTGCGAGGGGCTCGCCGAGACGCTCGAGACCTACGACTACGACGACCTCTACCTCGTCTTCGGCGCGATGCATGACAAGGACCACCGCGAAATGGCCGCCGCGCTGCCGACGCCGGACACCGTCGTCACGACCGAACCGACGCTCGATCGGGCTGAAGATCGGGCGGTCCTCGCCGATGTCTTCGTCGACGCCGGCGTCGGCACCGTCCGTACCGAGACCGCGGTCCCGGACGCCCTCGCGACCGCCCTCGCCGACGCCGAGAGCGACGACTGCGTGCTCGTCACCGGGTCGCTGTTCGCGGTCGCGGAGGCCCGCTCGAGATGGACTCGAACCGATGTCTCCAAACGGGTCCGCGACCGCTCTGACGCCCGCGACGCGCTCGCGGCGGCGAACGTTGCTGCGGGTGACGTGGAACGGCTGGACGGCGACGCCGTCCACCGGGTCGTCAGGACGGCGCTGCGGGACCGACAGGCAACGGTCCTCAAGGAGGAACTGCTGCGGCTGGGCGGGGAATGCGCGCTTTCGGGCCTCGAACGGAACGACGAGGCCGTCGACGCCGTGTTGATGGGGACACTCACCCAGTTCGAGGCGCTCGTCGAGGCCCTCGAGAGTCGCTCGCGACCCCACGGATTGACCGATGTCACCCAAGAACTGCGGGACACGCTCGAACTCGACGCCGAGGCCGGCGTCAGCGTCGCGGACGATACAGAAGCCAACAGCGGAACCGACGGCGACGTGACGGACTCGATCCAGCCGGCCGGTCGGCCCCACGCTCCCATCCGGACGGCTGACGGCTCGAGCGGCCCGGACTACCCCTGGACGGATCGGACAGCCGTCATGGGAATTCTGAACGTCACGCCAGACAGCTTCCACGACGGCGGCGAGTACGACGCCCTCGGGGATGCCGTGGCCCGCGCCGAGGCGATGATCGCGGCCGACGCCGACGTGATCGACATCGGCGGGGAATCGACCCGGCCGGGCGCGGCTCCCGTCTCGATCGAGGAGGAACTCGAGCGGGTCGTCCCTGTGATCGAACGGATCGCCGACCTCGATGCCCTGATTTCGGTCGACACCCGTAGAGCCGCCGTCGCTGACGCCGCGCTCGAGGCCGGTGCCGATATCATCAACGACGTTTCGGGGCTCGAGGACCCGGAGATGCGCTTCGTCGCCGCCGAGCACGATGCGGGGCTGGTCGTGATGCACAGCATCGACGCGCCGGTCGTCCCGGACCGCGACATCGAGTACGACGACGTCGTCGCGGACGTGATCGACCAACTCTCCGAACGCATCCTCTTAGCCGAAAAGGCTGGCCTCGACCGGAATCAGATCATCGTCGATCCCGGCATCGGCTTCGGAAAATCCGCCGCCGAGAACTTCGAACTCCTCGATCGGATCGACGAGTTCCACGCACTCGGCTGTCCGGTGCTGTTCGGCCACTCCCACAAGTCCATGTTCGCGACGGTCGGCCGTGAAGCCGGCGAGCGACTCGAGGCGACCGTCGCGGCCAGCGCACTCGCGGCCGATCGAGGGGCCGACCTCGTCCGCGTCCACGACGTTCCCGAGAACGTCGCCGCGGTTCGGACGGCGCTCGCCGCGCGCAATCCGGAGCAGTTTGACTGGGAATCGTAA
- a CDS encoding PAS domain S-box protein, which produces MSERAGISGTDFWEDVDDSEALQRYRTLVDIVDDGIYQLDPDGQFVAVNDRILELTGYTSDEHLGEHISLVLDEGDCQRIEGEISTQLSTDDRQQQTFELTVRTADGETIPCELSRTGRCSISTERRWSTSTATSRR; this is translated from the coding sequence ATGAGCGAACGAGCGGGGATCTCGGGGACGGACTTTTGGGAGGACGTAGACGATTCCGAGGCGCTCCAGCGCTATCGAACGCTCGTGGATATCGTCGACGACGGCATCTACCAGCTTGATCCCGACGGACAGTTCGTCGCAGTCAACGATCGGATTCTCGAGCTAACGGGCTATACGAGCGACGAACACCTCGGCGAGCATATCTCGCTAGTCCTCGACGAAGGCGATTGCCAGCGAATCGAAGGGGAGATCTCAACTCAGCTCTCGACGGATGACCGACAGCAGCAAACGTTCGAATTGACGGTCCGGACTGCTGACGGGGAGACGATCCCCTGTGAGCTGAGCCGGACGGGACGGTGCTCGATATCAACGGAACGGCGATGGAGTACATCGACGGCGACCTCGAGGCGGTGA
- a CDS encoding PAS domain-containing protein, translating to MLDINGTAMEYIDGDLEAVTGEPFWETPWWGESDGVRDVVEEWTERAAAGEYVDLETDLTGPDGQRYTLSGYFRPVTNDDGEVVSIIVSDRDISERMERERELERNKEQLETLFAVLPVGVVVAEADGAIVAANDTAHAVWGGDVFDANSVEEYGQYSVRWADSDEQVEPEEMTLARVLRGEEVTEPDILEIDAFDGERRIIEAEGMPIRDETGEVVRGVITLSDVTERRTAQRQLAESEQRYRTIVENFPNGAVGLFDEDLRYTAAGGAILDDVGTSAEEIVGKTLWERYPEPLAAQFEPNFKAALDGESNSFEIELHGRHLVAYTLPVADDDGDTFAGMVMVQDITERREYQRKLEESNERLEQFAYAVSHDLQEPLRMVTSYLQLLEQRYGDVFDEDGEEFLEFAVDGAQRMREMIDGLLEYSRIETRGDPLEPTDLDDVLDDVLTDLQIRIEETDAEIASEPLPVVEGDANQLRQVFQNLLSNAIEYSGDEPPRVRISAERDGAEWLLSVSDEGIGIDPDDRERIFEVFQRLHTREEHTGAGTGIGLALCERIVERHGGDIWVDSDSGEGTIFSFTLPAASDRES from the coding sequence GTGCTCGATATCAACGGAACGGCGATGGAGTACATCGACGGCGACCTCGAGGCGGTGACGGGCGAGCCGTTCTGGGAGACGCCGTGGTGGGGCGAGAGTGACGGCGTCCGAGACGTGGTCGAGGAGTGGACCGAGCGAGCGGCCGCCGGCGAGTACGTGGACCTCGAGACGGACCTTACCGGTCCGGACGGTCAGCGGTACACCCTCAGCGGCTACTTCCGGCCGGTCACGAACGACGACGGCGAGGTGGTATCGATCATCGTCTCGGACCGCGATATCTCCGAACGCATGGAGCGCGAGCGCGAACTCGAGCGCAACAAGGAGCAACTCGAGACCCTGTTCGCGGTGCTCCCGGTCGGCGTCGTCGTCGCGGAGGCCGACGGTGCGATCGTCGCGGCCAACGACACCGCACATGCGGTCTGGGGCGGCGATGTGTTCGACGCCAACTCCGTCGAGGAGTACGGACAGTATTCGGTGCGATGGGCCGATTCGGACGAGCAAGTCGAACCCGAGGAGATGACGCTGGCCCGGGTGCTTCGCGGCGAGGAGGTGACCGAACCCGACATCCTCGAGATCGACGCCTTCGACGGTGAACGCCGGATTATCGAGGCAGAGGGCATGCCGATCCGTGATGAGACCGGCGAGGTGGTCCGCGGCGTTATCACGCTGAGCGACGTCACCGAGCGCAGGACCGCCCAGCGCCAACTCGCGGAGTCCGAGCAGCGCTATCGAACGATCGTGGAGAATTTCCCGAACGGTGCAGTAGGGCTGTTCGACGAGGATCTCAGATATACGGCTGCCGGCGGGGCGATCCTAGACGATGTCGGTACCTCGGCTGAAGAGATCGTCGGCAAGACCCTCTGGGAGCGGTATCCGGAACCGCTGGCCGCCCAGTTCGAGCCGAACTTTAAAGCCGCTCTCGACGGCGAATCCAACTCGTTCGAGATCGAGCTCCACGGCCGCCACTTGGTCGCGTACACGCTGCCGGTCGCGGACGACGACGGCGACACCTTTGCCGGCATGGTCATGGTTCAGGACATCACGGAACGCCGGGAGTACCAGCGAAAGCTCGAGGAGTCTAACGAGCGCTTAGAGCAGTTCGCCTACGCCGTCTCCCACGACTTACAGGAGCCGCTGCGGATGGTCACGAGCTATCTCCAACTCCTCGAGCAGCGGTACGGCGACGTCTTCGACGAGGACGGCGAGGAGTTCCTCGAATTCGCCGTCGACGGGGCCCAGCGGATGCGCGAGATGATCGATGGATTGCTCGAGTACTCGCGAATCGAGACCCGGGGCGATCCACTGGAGCCGACCGATCTGGACGACGTGCTGGATGACGTGCTCACCGACCTCCAGATCCGGATCGAGGAGACCGACGCCGAGATCGCGAGCGAGCCGTTGCCCGTTGTCGAGGGCGACGCCAACCAGCTCCGACAGGTGTTCCAGAACCTGCTGTCGAACGCGATCGAGTACAGCGGGGACGAGCCGCCGCGAGTTCGTATCAGTGCTGAGCGCGACGGCGCGGAGTGGCTGCTTTCGGTCAGCGACGAGGGGATCGGGATCGATCCCGACGACCGAGAGCGCATCTTCGAGGTGTTCCAGCGACTTCACACCCGCGAGGAACACACCGGCGCGGGGACTGGAATCGGCCTCGCGCTGTGCGAGCGGATCGTCGAGCGCCACGGCGGCGACATCTGGGTCGATTCCGACTCCGGCGAGGGAACGATCTTCTCGTTTACGCTCCCCGCCGCGAGCGATCGAGAGTCGTGA